A portion of the Fusobacterium nucleatum genome contains these proteins:
- a CDS encoding tryptophanase, protein MKKYLLDVPVPRSFSYVKRNIPEVTVEQRERALKATHYNEFAFPAGMLTVDMLSDSGTTAMTDQQWSAMFLGDESYGRNKGYYVLLDAMRDCFERGDNQKKIINLVRTDCQDIEKMMNEMYLCEYEGGLFNGGAAQLERPNAFLMPQGRAAESILFEIVRKILAVREPGKVFTIPSNGHFDTTEGNIKQMGSVPRNLYNKELLYEVPEGGRYEKNPFKGDMDINKLQQLIDAVGIENIPMIYTTVTNNTICGQAVSMKSIRETAKIAHKYEIPFMLDAARWAENCYFIKMNEEGYRDKSIAEIAKEMFSYCDGFTASLKKDGHANMGGILAFRDKGYFWKKFSDFNEDGTVKTDVGILLKVKQISSYGNDSYGSMSGRDIMALAAGLYECCNFNYLQERVEQCNYLAEGFYKAGVKGVVLPAGGHGVYINMDEFFDGKRGHETFAGEGFSLELIRRYGIRVSELGDYSMEYDLKTPEQQAEVANVVRFAINRSVYSQEHLDYVIAAVKALYEDRESIPNMRIVSGHNLPMRHFHAFLEPYPNEEK, encoded by the coding sequence ATGAAAAAATATTTACTTGATGTCCCAGTACCACGCTCTTTTTCTTATGTTAAACGTAACATTCCTGAAGTGACAGTTGAACAAAGGGAACGTGCATTAAAAGCAACTCACTATAATGAATTTGCTTTCCCTGCTGGAATGCTAACAGTGGATATGTTATCAGACTCGGGAACTACTGCTATGACAGACCAACAATGGTCAGCTATGTTCCTAGGTGATGAATCTTACGGAAGAAACAAAGGTTACTATGTATTACTTGATGCAATGAGAGATTGTTTTGAAAGAGGGGATAATCAAAAAAAAATTATTAACCTAGTTCGTACTGATTGTCAAGACATAGAAAAAATGATGAATGAAATGTATCTATGTGAATATGAAGGTGGACTATTCAATGGTGGAGCTGCTCAACTTGAAAGACCTAACGCTTTCTTAATGCCACAAGGTCGTGCAGCAGAATCTATTCTATTTGAAATAGTTCGTAAGATACTTGCTGTTCGTGAACCAGGAAAAGTATTTACTATTCCATCTAATGGACACTTTGATACAACAGAAGGAAATATTAAACAAATGGGATCTGTCCCTCGTAACTTATATAATAAAGAACTATTATATGAAGTTCCAGAAGGTGGTCGTTATGAAAAAAATCCTTTCAAAGGAGATATGGATATAAATAAACTTCAACAACTTATTGATGCTGTTGGAATAGAAAATATACCAATGATTTATACAACAGTAACTAACAACACTATTTGTGGACAAGCAGTATCAATGAAAAGTATTCGTGAAACTGCAAAAATTGCTCATAAATATGAAATACCATTTATGCTAGATGCTGCAAGATGGGCTGAAAACTGTTACTTTATAAAAATGAATGAAGAAGGATACAGAGATAAATCTATTGCTGAAATTGCAAAAGAAATGTTCTCTTACTGTGATGGATTTACTGCTTCTCTTAAAAAAGATGGACATGCTAATATGGGAGGAATTTTAGCTTTCCGTGATAAAGGATATTTCTGGAAGAAATTCTCTGATTTTAATGAAGATGGAACAGTTAAAACAGATGTAGGAATATTATTAAAAGTTAAACAAATATCTTCTTATGGTAATGACTCTTATGGAAGTATGTCAGGTCGTGACATTATGGCACTTGCTGCTGGACTTTATGAATGTTGTAATTTCAACTACCTACAAGAAAGAGTTGAACAATGTAACTATCTAGCAGAAGGTTTCTATAAAGCAGGTGTTAAAGGAGTTGTTCTTCCAGCAGGAGGACACGGAGTCTATATAAATATGGATGAATTCTTTGATGGAAAAAGAGGACATGAAACTTTTGCAGGAGAAGGATTCAGTCTTGAACTTATCAGAAGATATGGAATTCGTGTTTCTGAATTAGGAGATTATTCTATGGAATATGATTTAAAAACTCCTGAACAACAAGCAGAAGTTGCAAATGTTGTAAGATTTGCAATAAATAGAAGTGTTTATTCACAAGAACATCTTGACTATGTTATTGCAGCTGTAAAAGCTCTTTATGAAGATAGAGAAAGTATTCCTAATATGAGAATTGTTTCTGGTCATAATTTACCTATGAGACACTTCCATGCTTTCTTGGAACCTTATCCAAATGAAGAAAAATAG
- a CDS encoding sodium-dependent transporter, which translates to MSAIEKRDGFTTKWGFILACIGSAVGMGNIWRFPVLVSELGGMTFLIPYFIFVILIGSTGVIEEFALGRAAGAGPVGAFGMCTEMRGNRSIGEKIGIIPILGSLSLAIGYSCVMGWVFKYAWMSINGSMYAMQSNMEVIGSTFGQTASAWGANFWIIIALIASFIIMSMGVSGGIEKANKIMMPILFVLFVLLGIYIVFQPGSSNGYKYIFTVNFEGLLNPKIWIFAFGQAFFSLSVAGHGSVIYGSYLSKSEDISNSARNVALFDTLAALLAAFVIIPAMAVGGAELSSGGPGLMFIYLVNIMNNMAGGRIIEVIFYLCILFAGVSSIINLYEAPVAFLQEKFKANRVTATAIIHIIGCIVAICIQGIVSQWMDVVSIYICPLGALLAAIMFFWVAGKEFAEEAVNMGATKKIGSWFYPAGKYIYCLLALVALIAGALLGGIG; encoded by the coding sequence ATGAGTGCTATTGAAAAGCGTGATGGTTTTACTACAAAATGGGGCTTCATCTTAGCTTGTATTGGTTCTGCTGTTGGAATGGGAAATATTTGGAGATTTCCTGTTCTTGTTTCTGAATTGGGTGGAATGACTTTTTTAATTCCTTATTTTATTTTTGTAATTCTTATTGGTTCTACTGGAGTTATAGAAGAATTTGCCCTAGGACGTGCAGCTGGTGCTGGTCCTGTTGGAGCATTTGGAATGTGTACTGAAATGAGAGGAAATAGAAGTATAGGAGAAAAAATTGGAATAATACCTATATTAGGTTCTTTATCTCTTGCAATTGGATATTCTTGTGTAATGGGTTGGGTTTTCAAATATGCTTGGATGTCAATTAATGGCTCTATGTATGCTATGCAATCAAATATGGAAGTAATTGGTTCTACCTTTGGGCAAACTGCTTCTGCATGGGGAGCTAATTTTTGGATAATTATTGCATTAATAGCAAGTTTTATTATTATGTCAATGGGAGTTTCTGGTGGTATAGAAAAAGCAAATAAAATTATGATGCCTATATTATTTGTTTTATTTGTCTTATTAGGCATATATATAGTATTTCAACCAGGTTCTTCTAATGGTTATAAATATATTTTTACTGTAAATTTTGAAGGACTTTTGAATCCAAAAATTTGGATTTTTGCTTTTGGACAAGCGTTCTTTTCTCTTTCAGTTGCAGGGCATGGTTCAGTTATTTATGGTTCATATTTAAGTAAGAGTGAAGATATCTCTAACTCTGCCAGAAATGTTGCCTTATTTGATACTCTAGCTGCTCTACTTGCTGCTTTTGTAATTATTCCAGCAATGGCTGTTGGAGGAGCTGAATTATCTTCTGGTGGACCTGGGCTTATGTTTATTTATTTAGTTAATATTATGAATAATATGGCTGGTGGAAGAATTATAGAGGTTATTTTCTATCTATGTATACTTTTTGCAGGAGTTAGTTCAATTATTAATTTATATGAGGCTCCAGTTGCATTTTTACAAGAAAAATTTAAAGCTAATCGTGTTACAGCAACTGCAATTATCCATATTATAGGTTGTATAGTTGCTATTTGTATTCAAGGTATTGTTTCTCAATGGATGGATGTTGTTTCTATATATATTTGTCCACTTGGAGCATTGCTTGCTGCTATTATGTTCTTCTGGGTTGCAGGAAAAGAATTTGCAGAAGAAGCTGTCAATATGGGAGCAACTAAAAAAATTGGAAGTTGGTTCTACCCAGCTGGTAAATATATATACTGTCTTTTAGCACTTGTTGCATTAATTGCAGGTGCACTTCTTGGAGGAATTGGATAA